In Motilibacter peucedani, one genomic interval encodes:
- a CDS encoding TetR/AcrR family transcriptional regulator — protein sequence MAPPERKLRRDAAENRERVLHAADELLGQQGLDVSMDSIAHLAGVGTGTLYRRFPSKDALIDELVADIVESVARAAEEALARDDGRGLEDFLRETASSFARRRGCLSRVWDHRRTNPRVQEVRELAARLLEQAQRHGTASPEATIGDVLLLLWALRGVIETTGEAAPGSWERHLEIHLAGLRAAPFAGPRPPMTAEEIAAVTQ from the coding sequence GTGGCCCCGCCGGAGCGCAAGCTGCGCCGCGACGCCGCGGAGAACCGCGAACGGGTCCTGCACGCCGCCGACGAGCTGCTGGGCCAGCAGGGCCTCGACGTCAGCATGGACTCGATCGCGCACCTCGCCGGCGTCGGCACCGGCACGCTCTACCGGCGCTTTCCCAGCAAGGACGCGCTGATCGACGAGCTCGTGGCCGACATCGTCGAGTCGGTGGCGCGTGCCGCCGAGGAGGCGCTCGCGCGCGACGACGGCCGGGGGCTCGAGGACTTCCTGCGCGAGACGGCGTCGTCCTTCGCCAGGCGCCGCGGGTGCCTGTCGAGGGTGTGGGACCACCGGCGTACGAACCCGCGGGTGCAGGAGGTGCGCGAGCTCGCCGCGCGCCTGCTCGAGCAGGCGCAGCGGCACGGCACCGCCTCCCCCGAGGCCACGATCGGCGACGTCCTCCTGCTGCTGTGGGCGCTGCGCGGGGTCATCGAGACGACCGGGGAGGCCGCTCCCGGCTCCTGGGAGCGCCACCTCGAGATCCACCTCGCCGGGCTGCGTGCGGCGCCGTTCGCCGGGCCGCGGCCGCCGATGACCGCCGAGGAGATCGCTGCCGTCACGCAGTGA
- a CDS encoding Crp/Fnr family transcriptional regulator: MDNAGVLGATPLFGGLGERELAGLAGRSTARRLRRGQLLFVEGELSEHLYVVASGRVKVLVTSPRGEELLLSVVGPGDALGELSVLDGLPRSATAEAIEDTTLVSVPSVVVAELLASSPGLALSWAQELSASVRRLTGSTSDLVFLDLPRRLAKFLLGADSGGTVELGLSQSELAARLGVARQSLNRALSSLQNRGWVRVDGARVVIHDRPALERFSSS, translated from the coding sequence GTGGACAACGCCGGCGTGCTGGGTGCGACCCCGCTGTTCGGCGGGCTGGGCGAGCGCGAGCTCGCCGGCCTCGCGGGGCGCTCCACGGCACGCCGGCTGCGCAGGGGCCAGCTGCTGTTCGTCGAGGGCGAGCTCAGCGAGCACCTGTACGTCGTGGCGAGCGGGCGGGTCAAGGTGCTCGTCACCTCGCCGCGCGGCGAGGAGCTGCTGCTCTCGGTCGTGGGCCCGGGCGACGCGCTCGGGGAGCTCAGCGTCCTCGACGGGCTGCCCCGGTCGGCGACGGCCGAGGCGATCGAGGACACGACGCTGGTCAGCGTCCCGTCGGTCGTCGTGGCCGAGCTGCTCGCCAGCTCGCCCGGGCTCGCGCTCTCGTGGGCGCAGGAGCTCTCGGCCAGCGTGCGCCGGCTCACCGGCTCCACCAGCGACCTGGTGTTCCTCGACCTGCCGCGCCGGCTGGCGAAGTTCCTGCTGGGGGCCGACTCCGGCGGCACGGTCGAGCTCGGCCTGTCGCAGAGCGAGCTCGCGGCGCGCCTGGGGGTGGCGCGCCAGTCGCTCAACCGGGCCCTGTCCTCGCTGCAGAACCGCGGCTGGGTCCGCGTCGACGGCGCCCGCGTGGTCATCCACGACCGACCCGCGCTCGAGCGGTTCTCCAGCTCCTGA
- a CDS encoding S8 family serine peptidase, which yields MPATGVSAEWAFGGAAGAGVDVVVVDSGIDASHPAVGGLAGGAALHWDAGAQRVVTVEGPHDDLFGHGTACAGIIRRAAPDARLHSVRVLGERLTGKGLVFAEGLRWAVRSGARVVNLSLSSSSQELHPLFHDVADEAYFAGVVLVCAVNNVRRPSFPSQYAAVVSVAANDATGPFDIDCNPHPPVEFGAPGIDVEVAWPGGGTLVTTGNSFAAPHVTGLVARLLSKHPELSPPEVKAVLRAVSRNAVPAVSPT from the coding sequence GTGCCCGCCACCGGCGTCAGCGCCGAGTGGGCCTTCGGCGGTGCGGCCGGGGCCGGGGTCGACGTGGTGGTCGTCGACAGCGGCATCGACGCGAGCCACCCCGCGGTCGGCGGCCTGGCCGGCGGCGCGGCCCTGCACTGGGACGCGGGCGCGCAGCGCGTGGTCACCGTCGAGGGGCCGCACGACGACCTCTTCGGCCACGGCACGGCGTGCGCCGGCATCATCCGCCGCGCGGCCCCCGACGCGCGGCTGCACAGCGTGCGGGTGCTGGGCGAGCGGCTCACCGGCAAGGGGCTCGTCTTCGCCGAGGGCCTGCGCTGGGCGGTGCGCTCCGGCGCCCGCGTCGTCAACCTGAGCCTGAGCAGCAGCAGCCAGGAGCTGCACCCGCTCTTCCACGACGTGGCCGACGAGGCGTACTTCGCGGGCGTGGTGCTGGTCTGCGCCGTCAACAACGTGCGGCGTCCGAGCTTCCCGTCGCAGTACGCCGCGGTCGTCTCGGTCGCGGCCAACGACGCGACCGGCCCCTTCGACATCGACTGCAACCCGCACCCGCCGGTCGAGTTCGGCGCACCGGGCATCGACGTCGAGGTCGCCTGGCCGGGCGGCGGGACGCTGGTCACGACCGGCAACTCGTTCGCCGCGCCGCACGTGACCGGGCTGGTCGCCCGGCTGCTCAGCAAGCACCCCGAGCTCTCGCCGCCGGAGGTCAAGGCGGTGCTGCGCGCCGTCTCGCGCAACGCCGTACCCGCCGTGTCACCGACATGA
- a CDS encoding SDR family NAD(P)-dependent oxidoreductase, whose product MGRSSPRTLDGRVVLVTGGSAGIGRAVAETLHARGATVAVCARGAERLRATAQALPGVQAVVADLTVEEDRTHLFDAVLAAHGRLDAVVLNAGQGWVGLVEDMPASAAERMVAVNLTATVQTSARALPHLLERGGDLVFVSSVLAWCQVPPFTVYAASKAGVAGYVRGLRREVTGRGVRVHTVNPMFVATEWLSDSGRASWGIPPRLVAAAVARCLTSRRSRTLSVPRVVGAARLGEVWPVDRALDVVVSARPSLLAWTARKLAR is encoded by the coding sequence ATGGGCCGCTCGTCGCCCCGGACGCTCGACGGTCGCGTCGTGCTCGTCACGGGCGGCAGCGCGGGCATCGGCCGCGCCGTCGCCGAGACGCTGCACGCGCGCGGTGCGACGGTGGCGGTCTGCGCGCGCGGCGCCGAGCGCCTGCGCGCGACCGCGCAGGCCCTCCCCGGTGTGCAGGCGGTGGTCGCCGACCTCACGGTGGAGGAGGACCGTACGCACCTGTTCGACGCGGTCCTCGCCGCCCACGGCCGGCTCGACGCCGTCGTGCTCAACGCCGGTCAGGGCTGGGTGGGGCTGGTCGAGGACATGCCGGCCTCCGCGGCTGAGCGCATGGTGGCGGTCAACCTGACCGCGACCGTCCAGACCTCGGCGCGCGCGCTCCCGCACCTGCTCGAGCGCGGGGGAGACCTGGTGTTCGTCTCCTCGGTGCTCGCGTGGTGCCAGGTGCCGCCCTTCACGGTCTACGCGGCGAGCAAGGCGGGCGTCGCCGGCTACGTGCGCGGCCTGCGCCGCGAGGTCACCGGCCGCGGCGTGCGCGTGCACACCGTCAACCCGATGTTCGTCGCGACCGAGTGGCTCTCGGACAGCGGCCGAGCGTCCTGGGGCATCCCGCCGCGGCTCGTGGCGGCCGCGGTGGCGCGCTGCCTCACCAGCCGCCGGTCGCGCACGCTCTCCGTGCCGCGCGTCGTCGGCGCCGCGCGGCTCGGCGAGGTGTGGCCGGTCGACCGGGCGCTCGACGTCGTCGTGTCGGCGCGCCCGTCGCTGCTGGCGTGGACGGCCCGCAAGCTCGCGCGCTGA
- a CDS encoding sulfite exporter TauE/SafE family protein, with product MTPLHALAVAAAGVFAGAINTLVGSGTLVTFPTLLAIGLGPVVANTSNTVGLVVGSVSGAIGYRRELAGQRDRLLRLGAASVVGGLVGGVLLLQLPSSAFEAVVPVLVGIACVLVLVQPRIAARARARGGRREGGPLLTTGVLASGVYGGYFGAAQGVLLLGMMGSLLDESLQRINATKNVLAALVNGTAAVLFMVTAPIDWSVAGILAVGSAVGGTLGGRYGRRLPAGALRVLVFVVGVIAIVELVT from the coding sequence GTGACGCCCCTGCACGCCCTGGCCGTCGCGGCCGCAGGGGTCTTCGCCGGGGCCATCAACACGCTGGTCGGCTCGGGCACCCTGGTGACCTTCCCGACCCTGCTGGCCATCGGGCTGGGGCCGGTCGTGGCCAACACGTCCAACACGGTGGGCCTGGTCGTCGGCTCCGTCAGCGGCGCCATCGGCTACCGCCGCGAGCTCGCCGGGCAGCGCGACCGGCTGCTCCGGCTCGGCGCCGCCTCGGTCGTCGGTGGGCTGGTCGGCGGCGTCCTGCTGCTCCAGCTGCCCAGCTCGGCGTTCGAGGCGGTCGTCCCCGTGCTCGTCGGCATCGCGTGCGTCCTCGTGCTGGTGCAGCCGCGCATCGCCGCCCGTGCCCGAGCGCGGGGAGGGCGGCGCGAGGGCGGACCACTGCTGACCACTGGCGTGCTCGCCTCCGGCGTCTACGGCGGCTACTTCGGCGCTGCCCAAGGGGTTCTGCTGCTCGGCATGATGGGCTCGCTGCTCGACGAGAGCCTGCAGCGCATCAACGCGACCAAGAACGTGCTGGCAGCGCTCGTGAACGGCACGGCTGCGGTGCTCTTCATGGTGACCGCGCCGATCGACTGGTCGGTCGCGGGCATCCTGGCCGTCGGCTCGGCGGTGGGCGGCACGCTCGGCGGGCGCTACGGCCGCCGCCTGCCCGCCGGCGCCCTGCGCGTCCTGGTCTTCGTCGTCGGCGTCATCGCGATCGTCGAGCTCGTGACGTGA
- a CDS encoding NAD-dependent epimerase/dehydratase family protein produces MRLVVTGASGNVGTAFLRAVRSSHPEWDVAGVVRRPPEPDAGEPYTGVDWHAVDLSSPRAEERLRELMSGADAVVHFAWAIMPSRDPALLETVNVAGSRQVFRAAAHAGVPHLVHMSSVGTYAPVPRGRLPKPVTDESWSNDGIPTSLYSRQKAAVEHLLDEFDGHGFFETVSRVRPGLVLQPDAGAEIGRYFVGLWAPAVRLVRGAVPVLPLPSGLVANVVHADDLGDAIVRIVDRRAPGAFNIAADDVVTPEVLASAFRARRVPAPYAALRALVASSWRTHLQPTDPGWLDLARGVPLMDTARAKSLLGWAPVRSGADALASLVAAVGHGTGGDSPILAPR; encoded by the coding sequence GTGCGGCTCGTCGTCACCGGCGCCAGCGGCAACGTCGGCACCGCCTTCCTCCGCGCCGTCCGCAGCTCCCACCCCGAGTGGGACGTGGCCGGCGTGGTCCGCCGGCCCCCGGAGCCTGACGCGGGCGAGCCCTACACCGGCGTCGACTGGCACGCGGTGGACCTCTCGTCGCCGCGTGCCGAGGAGCGCCTGCGCGAGCTGATGAGCGGGGCCGACGCGGTGGTGCACTTCGCGTGGGCCATCATGCCGTCCCGCGACCCGGCGCTGCTCGAGACGGTGAACGTCGCCGGCAGCCGCCAGGTCTTCCGGGCCGCCGCCCACGCCGGTGTGCCGCACCTGGTGCACATGTCCAGCGTCGGCACCTACGCCCCCGTGCCGCGCGGCCGCCTGCCCAAGCCGGTGACCGACGAGAGCTGGTCGAACGACGGCATCCCCACCTCGCTCTACTCGCGGCAGAAGGCCGCGGTCGAGCACCTGCTCGACGAGTTCGACGGGCACGGCTTCTTCGAGACGGTCAGCCGGGTGCGTCCCGGCCTCGTGCTCCAGCCGGACGCCGGTGCGGAGATAGGGCGCTACTTCGTCGGCCTCTGGGCCCCCGCCGTACGCCTGGTGCGCGGCGCCGTGCCGGTGCTGCCGCTGCCCTCGGGGCTGGTGGCGAACGTCGTCCACGCCGACGACCTCGGCGACGCGATCGTCCGCATCGTCGACCGCCGGGCGCCCGGCGCCTTCAACATCGCCGCGGACGACGTCGTCACGCCGGAGGTGCTCGCGTCGGCCTTCCGGGCGCGGCGGGTGCCGGCACCGTACGCAGCGCTGCGGGCGCTCGTCGCGTCCTCGTGGCGGACGCACCTGCAGCCCACCGACCCCGGGTGGCTCGACCTCGCGCGCGGCGTCCCGCTCATGGACACCGCACGCGCCAAGTCGCTGCTGGGCTGGGCGCCCGTGCGCTCCGGTGCCGACGCGCTCGCGTCCCTCGTGGCCGCCGTGGGGCACGGGACCGGCGGCGACTCACCGATCCTGGCGCCGCGCTGA
- a CDS encoding GAF domain-containing protein, protein MQQPPPDAAELARQLGELATRLGPAVRPVGTEALLSSITETARRLFGATACSLALLSADESELVYTTAAGDGADSVTGMRLPSGTGVAGWVVLSGQPVAVADAQADSRFARDVAEHTGYVPRALLAVPVVADERVLGVLTLLDRDESRPGAEDDMALLSVFADQTALTLQHERAFADLGGVLLRALASAAGGGTLQDALEAAAEQEQESDSDLAELASLIGELGRQGPAERRLALRLVREVAGYTARRSPRPAG, encoded by the coding sequence GTGCAGCAGCCGCCCCCCGACGCAGCGGAGCTCGCCCGCCAGCTGGGGGAGCTGGCAACACGGCTGGGCCCCGCGGTGCGGCCCGTCGGCACCGAGGCGCTGCTGAGCAGCATCACCGAGACCGCGCGCCGGCTCTTCGGCGCCACCGCCTGCTCCCTCGCCCTGCTGAGCGCGGACGAGAGCGAGCTGGTCTACACCACCGCTGCCGGCGACGGCGCCGACAGCGTCACCGGCATGCGCCTGCCGTCGGGCACCGGAGTCGCGGGCTGGGTGGTGCTCTCCGGCCAGCCGGTCGCTGTCGCCGACGCGCAGGCCGACTCCCGCTTCGCCCGCGACGTCGCCGAGCACACCGGCTACGTGCCGCGGGCGCTGCTCGCCGTGCCGGTGGTCGCCGACGAGCGCGTGCTGGGCGTCCTGACCCTGCTCGACCGCGACGAGTCCCGTCCCGGTGCCGAGGACGACATGGCGCTGCTCTCGGTCTTCGCCGACCAGACCGCCCTGACCCTGCAGCACGAGCGCGCGTTCGCCGACCTCGGTGGCGTCCTGCTCCGCGCGCTGGCCTCCGCCGCCGGGGGCGGCACCCTCCAGGACGCGCTCGAGGCGGCCGCCGAGCAGGAGCAGGAGAGCGACAGCGACCTCGCCGAGCTGGCGTCGTTGATCGGCGAGCTGGGGCGCCAGGGCCCGGCCGAGCGCCGGCTCGCCCTGCGCCTGGTGCGCGAGGTCGCCGGCTACACCGCCCGGAGGTCGCCACGGCCGGCGGGCTGA
- a CDS encoding TrmH family RNA methyltransferase, translating into MQVVRVDHPADPRLRDYTSLTDGALRRVMEPAEGLFIAEGEKVVLRALEAGYAPRSALMEERWLPGLAEPLARAGVPVYLADQPLMEALTGYTVHRGALASMQRRPLPSTAELMARCRSVAVLEDVVNHTNVGAVFRAAAALGIEGVLLTPRCADPLYRRSVKVSMGASFTLPYARFERWPDCYRELSEAGFRLLAMTPAADAVALPELVPGSKDALLLGTEGEGLSPQALAAADLRVQIPMEAGIDSLNVASAAAVVFYAMRWNRC; encoded by the coding sequence CTGCAGGTCGTGCGCGTCGACCACCCCGCCGACCCGCGGCTGAGGGACTACACCTCACTGACCGACGGCGCGCTGCGCCGGGTGATGGAACCGGCCGAGGGGCTGTTCATCGCCGAGGGGGAGAAGGTCGTGCTGCGGGCGCTCGAAGCCGGTTACGCGCCGCGCTCGGCGCTCATGGAGGAGCGATGGCTCCCGGGGCTCGCCGAGCCGCTGGCCCGCGCCGGGGTGCCCGTCTACCTCGCCGACCAGCCCCTGATGGAGGCGCTGACCGGCTACACCGTGCACCGGGGTGCGCTGGCCTCGATGCAGCGCCGGCCGCTGCCGAGCACCGCCGAGCTGATGGCGCGCTGCCGCAGCGTCGCCGTGCTGGAAGACGTGGTGAACCACACCAACGTCGGCGCGGTCTTCCGGGCGGCGGCCGCGCTCGGGATCGAGGGCGTCCTGCTGACCCCGCGTTGCGCCGACCCGCTCTACCGGCGCTCGGTCAAGGTGTCGATGGGGGCGTCGTTCACGCTGCCCTACGCCCGGTTCGAGCGCTGGCCCGACTGCTACCGCGAGCTGTCGGAGGCCGGCTTCCGGCTGCTGGCCATGACGCCCGCCGCCGACGCCGTGGCGCTGCCCGAGCTCGTGCCCGGGTCCAAGGACGCGCTGCTGCTCGGCACCGAGGGGGAGGGGCTCTCCCCGCAAGCGCTGGCCGCGGCGGACCTGCGTGTGCAGATCCCGATGGAGGCGGGCATCGACTCGCTCAACGTGGCCTCAGCCGCCGCGGTGGTGTTCTACGCGATGCGCTGGAACCGCTGCTAG
- a CDS encoding DUF6328 family protein yields the protein MAGDGTSEDVGSDGSPQRDESPAERLDRNLSELLQELRVAQIFVQFLFAALLAIPFQQRFEELSDFQRDAYAVTLVLTLAAAVLLVAPVSFHRTVFRHGLKKQLVEASDRLMKVGLLALAGAMTSGLVLVLDVVGGRDALFWTVVPLTVLAFALLWYAWPISVRRAHQRSARRQDR from the coding sequence ATGGCGGGCGACGGCACCAGTGAGGACGTCGGAAGCGACGGCTCGCCGCAGCGCGACGAGAGCCCGGCCGAGCGGCTCGACCGCAACCTCTCCGAGCTCCTGCAGGAGCTGCGCGTCGCGCAGATCTTCGTGCAGTTCCTGTTCGCGGCGCTGCTGGCGATCCCGTTCCAGCAGCGGTTCGAGGAGCTGAGCGACTTCCAGCGCGACGCCTACGCGGTGACGCTGGTGCTGACGCTCGCGGCGGCCGTGCTGCTGGTGGCGCCGGTGAGCTTCCACCGCACGGTGTTCCGCCACGGGCTCAAGAAGCAGCTGGTCGAGGCCTCGGACCGCCTCATGAAGGTGGGCCTGCTCGCCCTCGCGGGGGCGATGACGAGCGGGCTCGTCCTCGTGCTCGACGTCGTGGGCGGGCGCGACGCGCTGTTCTGGACCGTCGTCCCGCTCACCGTCCTGGCGTTCGCGCTGCTGTGGTACGCGTGGCCGATCTCGGTGCGCCGCGCTCACCAGCGCTCAGCGCGGCGCCAGGATCGGTGA
- a CDS encoding alpha/beta hydrolase, translating to MTAPPAVALVLHGGRERSTEVSRRRHLASLRMVPFAHALRRAGLETCSVRYRVRGWNADASPVADALAALERVREAYASVPVVLVGHSMGGRVALRLAGEPDVAGVVALAPWVPPGEPVRFSPGGRLRVLHGDRDTWTDPAGSRAYVQRAVDAGVDATWEAVPGDGHAMLRRAPLWHRLAVARALECVAVTA from the coding sequence GTGACCGCGCCCCCGGCAGTGGCGCTGGTGCTCCACGGCGGCCGCGAGCGCAGCACCGAGGTCTCGCGCCGGCGGCACCTGGCTTCTTTGCGGATGGTGCCCTTCGCGCACGCCCTCCGGCGCGCCGGCCTCGAGACGTGCTCGGTGCGCTACCGCGTGCGCGGCTGGAACGCGGACGCCTCGCCGGTCGCCGACGCGCTGGCGGCGCTCGAGCGCGTGCGCGAGGCGTACGCGTCGGTGCCGGTCGTCCTCGTCGGCCACTCGATGGGTGGCCGGGTGGCGCTGCGGCTGGCGGGGGAGCCCGACGTGGCGGGCGTGGTGGCGCTCGCGCCGTGGGTGCCGCCCGGGGAGCCGGTGCGCTTCTCGCCCGGCGGGCGGCTGCGGGTGCTGCACGGCGACCGTGACACGTGGACCGACCCGGCCGGGTCGCGCGCCTACGTGCAGCGGGCGGTGGACGCCGGCGTCGACGCGACGTGGGAGGCGGTGCCGGGCGACGGCCACGCGATGCTGCGCCGCGCGCCGCTGTGGCACCGGCTGGCCGTCGCCCGCGCCCTGGAGTGCGTCGCCGTCACTGCGTGA
- a CDS encoding MFS transporter: protein MLGSAQRAHHQVTFVVLAASVAAYALLQSLVTPVLATIQEDLHTDQATVTWVLTAYLLSASVFTPIMGRVGDKVGKERMLVVTLVALGAGSLLAALATNIGVMIVARVIQGVGGGVLPLSFGIVRDEFPREKVAGAVGVLAALTAVGAGLGIVLAGPIVDALDYHWLFWIPLIVVVLAAVAAQLFVPESPVRTEGRISVLPAVLLSAWLVCLLVALSEAPSWGWGSGRVLGLLAGAVVLAGVWVAVEQRSASPLIDMRMMRQPAVWTTNLVALLVGVGMYATFGFLPQFLQTPSEAGYGFGSSITESGLILLPSSITMFVVGVASGRLAARLGAKVLVVAGTTIAVVPFLLMAFAHGAVWEMCLATAVMGVGFGLAFSAMSSLIVDAVPAEQTGVASGMNANIRTIGGSVGAALMASIVTADASPGGLPEESGYTHGFAMLAGATVVAALAALLIPRTRHVPHPDEPEHAELAIVAAGTVVGDRPE from the coding sequence ATGCTCGGCAGCGCGCAGCGCGCCCACCACCAGGTGACCTTCGTCGTGCTCGCGGCCTCGGTCGCGGCCTACGCACTGCTCCAGTCGCTGGTCACACCGGTCCTCGCGACGATCCAGGAGGACCTGCACACCGACCAGGCGACCGTCACGTGGGTGCTCACCGCGTACCTGCTCTCGGCGTCGGTGTTCACCCCGATCATGGGCCGCGTCGGCGACAAGGTCGGCAAGGAGCGCATGCTCGTCGTGACCCTGGTCGCCCTCGGCGCAGGGTCGCTGCTCGCCGCGCTGGCCACCAACATCGGCGTGATGATCGTCGCCCGCGTCATCCAGGGCGTGGGCGGCGGCGTGCTGCCGCTGTCGTTCGGCATCGTGCGCGACGAGTTCCCGCGCGAGAAGGTGGCGGGAGCCGTCGGGGTCCTCGCCGCCCTCACCGCCGTCGGCGCGGGGCTGGGCATCGTGCTCGCCGGGCCGATCGTCGACGCGCTCGACTACCACTGGCTGTTCTGGATCCCGCTCATCGTCGTGGTGCTCGCCGCGGTCGCGGCCCAGCTGTTCGTGCCGGAGTCGCCGGTGCGCACCGAGGGCCGCATCAGCGTGCTCCCGGCCGTGCTCCTCTCCGCCTGGCTGGTCTGCCTGCTCGTCGCGCTGAGCGAGGCGCCCTCCTGGGGCTGGGGCTCCGGGCGCGTGCTCGGGCTGCTCGCCGGAGCCGTCGTGCTCGCCGGAGTGTGGGTTGCGGTCGAGCAGCGCTCGGCCTCGCCGCTCATCGACATGCGGATGATGCGCCAGCCGGCCGTCTGGACGACCAACCTGGTCGCGCTGCTCGTGGGCGTGGGGATGTACGCGACGTTCGGCTTCCTGCCCCAGTTCCTCCAGACGCCGTCGGAGGCGGGCTACGGCTTCGGCTCGAGCATCACCGAGTCGGGGCTGATCCTGCTGCCCTCGAGCATCACCATGTTCGTCGTGGGCGTCGCCTCCGGCCGCCTGGCCGCCCGCCTCGGGGCCAAGGTCCTCGTCGTGGCTGGCACCACCATCGCGGTCGTCCCGTTCCTGCTCATGGCCTTCGCCCACGGCGCGGTCTGGGAGATGTGCCTCGCCACCGCGGTCATGGGCGTCGGCTTCGGCCTCGCGTTCTCCGCGATGTCGAGCCTGATCGTCGACGCCGTGCCCGCCGAGCAGACCGGCGTCGCCAGCGGCATGAACGCCAACATCCGCACCATCGGCGGCTCGGTCGGCGCGGCACTCATGGCCAGCATCGTCACCGCCGACGCCTCACCCGGCGGGCTGCCCGAGGAGTCGGGCTACACGCACGGCTTCGCCATGCTCGCCGGCGCCACGGTCGTGGCCGCGCTCGCGGCGCTGCTCATCCCCCGCACCCGCCACGTGCCCCACCCCGACGAGCCCGAGCACGCGGAGCTCGCCATCGTCGCCGCCGGCACGGTCGTCGGCGACCGGCCGGAGTAG
- a CDS encoding putative RNA methyltransferase, with protein sequence MLAAVFDLLACPHCAAALAPSGAGAACPQGHSFDLSRQGYLSLLQPGALTGSGDDAAMVRNRQDFLAAGHYDRLRARVRALATGTTGGLAPAGGVLDLGGGTGWYAADVLAALPGRVGVVIDTSKPALRVAARLDPRLGAVAADAWKSLPVRDSSVGVALDVFAPRNSAELARVLRADGALVVVVPGPDHLRELRRPLGLLDVQEGKQARLLDTLGSDFSLRHNEGLRYEMAVARADAATLAGMGPSARHISPTELAERVAALPEQVAVTADFALSLWRPRSSDARD encoded by the coding sequence GTGCTCGCGGCCGTCTTCGACCTGCTCGCCTGCCCGCACTGCGCGGCGGCGCTGGCGCCGAGCGGGGCGGGCGCCGCGTGCCCCCAGGGCCACAGCTTCGACCTGTCGCGGCAGGGCTACCTCAGCCTGCTCCAGCCGGGGGCGCTGACCGGCTCGGGCGACGACGCCGCGATGGTGCGCAACCGGCAGGACTTCCTGGCGGCCGGGCACTACGACCGGCTGCGCGCCCGTGTCCGCGCCCTGGCGACCGGCACGACCGGCGGGCTGGCACCGGCGGGCGGCGTGCTCGACCTCGGAGGTGGCACGGGGTGGTACGCCGCCGACGTCCTCGCCGCGCTGCCCGGCCGCGTCGGCGTGGTCATCGACACCTCGAAGCCGGCGCTGCGCGTGGCCGCCCGCCTCGACCCCCGGCTCGGAGCCGTCGCTGCCGACGCGTGGAAGTCGCTGCCCGTCAGGGACTCCTCGGTCGGCGTCGCCCTCGACGTGTTCGCACCGCGCAACTCCGCCGAGCTGGCGCGGGTCCTGCGCGCCGACGGCGCGCTGGTGGTGGTCGTCCCGGGGCCCGACCACCTGCGCGAGCTGCGGCGGCCGCTGGGGCTGCTCGACGTGCAGGAGGGCAAGCAGGCGCGGCTGCTCGACACGCTCGGGTCCGACTTCTCCCTGCGCCACAACGAGGGCCTGCGCTACGAGATGGCCGTCGCGCGCGCCGACGCCGCCACCCTCGCGGGCATGGGCCCGAGCGCACGCCACATCTCGCCGACAGAACTGGCCGAGCGGGTCGCCGCGCTGCCGGAGCAGGTGGCCGTGACCGCGGACTTCGCCCTCAGCCTGTGGCGCCCGCGCTCGTCGGACGCGCGGGACTAG
- a CDS encoding DUF6158 family protein: MTGIPTVELSDDDLHRELAHLYETRLETLRHGSDDALESHTARTQALEQEYQRRVPGREVDPERLRSGARARA; encoded by the coding sequence ATGACCGGGATCCCCACCGTCGAGCTGTCGGACGACGACCTCCACCGCGAGCTCGCCCACCTCTACGAGACCCGGCTCGAGACGCTGCGCCACGGCTCCGACGACGCGCTCGAGAGCCACACCGCGCGCACGCAGGCGCTGGAGCAGGAGTACCAGCGCCGCGTGCCCGGCCGCGAGGTCGACCCCGAGCGGCTGCGCTCCGGCGCACGGGCGCGGGCGTAG
- a CDS encoding DUF6480 family protein codes for MSVPPAESPHERITGLEPGGGVPPGETPPAEGSESGAGGVAYRQPEVPHDGFWNRFGMIAVLAGGLLVGALFVVWAIVRLVSL; via the coding sequence ATGAGCGTCCCCCCCGCGGAGTCCCCGCACGAGCGCATCACCGGGCTCGAGCCCGGCGGTGGCGTGCCGCCCGGCGAGACCCCTCCGGCCGAGGGCAGCGAGAGCGGGGCCGGGGGCGTCGCCTACCGGCAGCCCGAGGTCCCGCACGACGGGTTCTGGAACCGCTTCGGGATGATCGCGGTGCTCGCCGGCGGCCTGCTCGTGGGCGCGCTGTTCGTCGTCTGGGCGATCGTGCGGCTGGTCTCGCTCTAG